ggataaaattaaaaaaatatccatcattattaaaaaaaaaagtgggAATGACATTTATTTCCCACTTTATCCGCAGTGGAACCTGAACCAATGTTAACAATAGCACCTTTTTTCTTCTTAATCATACTAGGAATCACAGCTTTTGTAACCAAAGTTGCTCCTTCTATGTTAACCTTAATGATAGAATCCATCAAATCCAAATCAACCTCATGAAAATATCTTGCATAAGGATAGGCTACACCAGCCCCGTTAACTAGGATTCCAACATCTAAACCATCCATAGCTTCTTCAATTTTTCTCATTATTTCATCTTCGGTATTGTTCTGTAAGTCTACAACAACACACTTAACTTCGACGGTTCTGAATTTATTAAGTATCTCTTTTGAGGTTGCTTCGAGTTTGAGAGGATTTCGGCCGAGTAAGAGAATGTTGAGTCCGTTGGATGCCAACTCTAGAGCCATGGATTTGCCGATCCCGTCGGTAGAGCCGCTGATTATGGCCCATGAACCGTAGTGTTTGAGATGCTTTGTTGGGCGGATTAAGATGGCGTAAAGCCAGGTGAGGAAATGGAAGAGAGATTTGGATATGGATATGAAACCTAGAGTGGCTGTTGCTACTAGAAAGAAATGTATGTAATCCATTATTACGGGTGAATACAGAGAGAGAAAGTGGATAGGTTTATGTTTGAATAGGTTGTGTTAAATGTTGGGCAACAGGTTATAGAGAAGTCATGTGTGTATTCAGTTAGAAGTTTAATAAATGGGGAAGACCCATGTGATGTGAGGTGATTGGAACGGAACTTGTAAGATGATGTGAGGCTATGTGAGCAAATTTGGACAAACATGGAAGGTGAAGACGGCACTAGGGATAGAGTGAGAGTTTTAGGGATTTCAATGTAATTTTTTCACTGTTTTTTTCCCTGCAGATTCTGATTGGATTTTTATTACAAATATAAATAGAAATACATACCTACCTACACATTTCATTTTACAAGAATGCTAAACTTACACTTAATTCTGACACTACACCGTATAAtatatgttgtttttgttttgtttattattttattgatttgTTGAAATAAGAGCAAATAAAGAATAGTGCTAAAGCAGTCATATAACTGGTACGGTGTAGGATCAGGTGTATCTTTTTAGTGTAAAGATAGCATGACTCCTCAACTACTACaccaaaaatacattttttttaaccATAAATACTACAACTCAACTAtaccataaatattttttttttaaaccataACTATTATTCCCTCtagtcccatttataagaaaatattattttttaagatacattgaataaataatgtatctcgACAACATACTGTTtagatatattatttattcaatgtatctaaaaagagaaatttttcttataaataggaccggaAGTAGTATAACTCAACTAGACcataaatacatttttttttaaaccatTATATTCTTCCGTTTCATATCatttaaagttttaaaaattttGCACACAAATTACAAAATGTAATAATATTTTCATGTGATATTGTATATTTACTAAATTAACCTTATAAATATATTGAAAGTGGGAATGACATttattttgaaacaaattttatttgcTAAAATGACACTCATTGTGAAACGGAGAGAGTATCAATCAGAATCTTGTCCGAATAAGTATATTTTTTATCCATTAATCATATCAAAATTTTATCGAAATCAGCAGAGTCGTCTCAAGTTTTTGAAGTTTTTGGAATCCCTCTTTAGTTTAGTCATTGTTCAACTATGACAAAAAATTAGAGACTCTATTTACCCATATTTTAATAGTAACAAAGATCTATTAGACTCTATTTAATTACGATTTAACCGTGAAATTTTAAAGACTTGTATGATAGTCTGCTTTACACGGTGTTAAAGACGGCTCTAAGAATCATTATAcccattaaaaaaatcaattaaatactaAAAATATCTATAACATATATAAGAAAGATGTTTGAGAAAATATAAAATcagtttatattttaaaattatttaaatgacATGACAATATTGTTGATATATTATTTgacaataatataaaattattttacaatattAAAGTGACTGAGGCATAACTCAAGATGTTTTAGAAAATATATCTCTATCCTTTCTTATCTGCCACGTCACCATTTCAATATTATTTGTGGtctattttttttgcttttctcaACTAATTGTATCATctgatttttttttgacaaattttgTATCATCTgatttaaaacaattaattacATTATTTCACCACAACAACTATTCCCGCTTTCAATTGAACCATCTGTCAAATCATTTTTATTATAGAGTTTGTATTAATATGACACAATCGAATCAATATTAGTATATTAGtactatttttttactttttctgaCATTGTCACCAACTCTCTCTCATGTTATTTTAATATatgcattttttttttatcaatttatccTCTATACccttatttaaaattttgatttccTACCTCGTATTCTCTGCTCTTTTGGAGGCTGCTTCACGATAAGGTCTTGACGGACTAAAATCTGAAGATTAGGGGCTTACATTTTCCTTTAATTTGCAATCTTTGTGGCTCTAATGAGGAAACCTCTGATCACTTGTTCTTCTCTTGCTCATTTGCTGCTAGATTTTGGAGTTTTTTATCGCCAGTTATGTCTCAGAGCTTGAGTTCGGTTGAGGATGTTTGGTCCGCTTACTCCTTGCTAACGTCTGCTCAAGGAAAAGTGGTGTTGATTGTCGCGGTCCTTAGTATTATTAGTAGGATTTGGAAAGCTAGGAATTTAATTCGGTTTGAGGACAAGAATATTATTTGGACTTGGTTCCTTAACGAGGTCAAGGTTGATGTCGCTTCAACTGGTAACTCCTCTCCATCGGCAGGGTCGAATTCTATCCTGAATTTCCAGCTTCTCAAATGTTTCAATATAAAAGTCAATCCCCCTAAAGTTGTTACTGTCAAGGAATTTTTGTGGCATCCTCCGATTCTGTATTGGATAAAATGTAACCAGATGGCGCATCCTCCAGAGTGCCTTTGCGTGCGGCTTGTGGCGGTATCTATAGAGACCACATGGGAAACCATCTAGGTAGTTTCTCTAAGTTTCTTGGTACAGGGAATGCTTTCTTGTCTGAGTTGTATGGTGCTATAATTGCCATGGAAATTGTCCAACAGAAAAATTGGAGTAATCTTTGGCTTGAGACGGATTCTAAGATGGTGGTCCTTGCCTTCACCAAACCCCACATCGTTCCTTGGGCGATTCGAAACAGGTGGGAGAATATTCTGCATTTTTCTAGATCTATTAACTTTTTGGTCACTCACATCTATAGGGAAGGAAATCAATGTGCGGATAGGCTAGCTAACTTAGACTTACATGTTCAAGATTTTATTTGGTGGAATGTTCACTACAAAAAATAtgctctgcagcgacgtggatAACACGTTGCAACATGCAACATCACGTGGCAACCAAAAAATAGCGACGTGGGCCAACACGTCGCAGGAGCTAAAGTGGCAACTATGTAGCAacgtggagaccacgtcagaaagtagcgacgtgactccCACGTCGCAATATGATTACATAGGAAACAACTTCCTGCACACacagcaggtgtggcaggtgttgagaagtgtgtttgttgaccaatgtagcgacgtggTTTCCACTTtgctacattaaatgcttttttttttaaaaaaaattaacacgcAGGATGCATTtggttttatataatttatttatttatttatataataaaatttatgtataataaatttatataataaaattgatataataaaatctataaaataaaatttatataataaaatctataaaatataatttatataataaaatttatataataaaattttataaaataaattcatataataaactttataaaataaaataaaaggatcccacacacatttctcctgcaataatgttgtatgacattaaaataaaatgttaagtaattataatgagaattttatttaaataaccataactaaaatataaattaaatgcacaacctatataaataacaataccttaaacattctaaaccattcgtctttatttttgacgtccccatagctcttaaaagttgatttatacatctgctgaattatatagttAACAATCCTAGCAGCAGTTCGACTCAGcataaaactgaaacaaaaaatgaaaatgttagatataaatttatataaaatatgaaaatgtatacatactataaaattttttaaataggaaacttacttgcttTCTTCGGGCTGAATCCAAAATCTACCGTCAACGACATGAATCTCATCgggatcatccctcccacgaaAATCAGCTCAatctatctcatcaactgcctcatcaaccccacgtgctggtacatgtgtgggatgtggggtgcgtgagcctccaacctgtgtggggcgtggactaggagatcctCC
This genomic stretch from Vicia villosa cultivar HV-30 ecotype Madison, WI unplaced genomic scaffold, Vvil1.0 ctg.000349F_1_1, whole genome shotgun sequence harbors:
- the LOC131627120 gene encoding very-long-chain 3-oxoacyl-CoA reductase 1-like; the protein is MDYIHFFLVATATLGFISISKSLFHFLTWLYAILIRPTKHLKHYGSWAIISGSTDGIGKSMALELASNGLNILLLGRNPLKLEATSKEILNKFRTVEVKCVVVDLQNNTEDEIMRKIEEAMDGLDVGILVNGAGVAYPYARYFHEVDLDLMDSIIKVNIEGATLVTKAVIPSMIKKKKGAIVNIGSGSTADKVGNKCHSHFFF